ACGGCGGTCATAATCGACAGAGCCTGACCGGGTTTCTTCGACTTCGGGCGGAATGAAGGGGTGATCGGCCGCAATATTCCCGATCTGCCCGGCATTCGGCCCAAAAGTATCGCTGTGGTTGAGCGTTTCAAAACCACCGAAAGTGTTCGATGATATGAAGTTGTACAGGCCCAGCACCGAAACTTCGAATGCAGGCGAGAACTCGTAGGTCAGATTTGCGCCAACATTGAAGATTTCGCGTGCGCCCAGCAGGCTTAGCCCGGGACGGAAATTGTAACCGTCGAAATCGGCAAGAAAATCCTGCGAGCCGGTTCGGTCGTCTGGTTGCAGCGAGCGGTCATTGAACCAGCGGCCGTCCTTGAACCATGCATCGGTATTCTCGAACACGCCGCCAGGTGTGCTCTGACTGAAAGACCCGAGCAGGCAATGCTTGTCTTCATTGGCCGGATCGCAGCCGGGCTGGTTGATCTCGTCGGCGAAACTGTTCGCACTGTTGTTGAGCGGATCGTCGAATTCCAGCCCCAGGATCGACTCCGGGCGGGTGGCGTCGGCGCGGATCGCGTTCACATCGCGGTAGCTTCCCGAAAGCAGGACGTAGCCGCGATCATCGGCAAACCGCTGCGCGGCTGTGAACCCGACGCGGAAATCCTCACCGCCGCTTGCCTCAGGAGCCATATAGCGACCATTGAACTCGAAACCTTCGAAGCTGTCTTCAAGGATAAAGTTCACGACTCCTGCAATAGCGTCAGAGCCGTAAATCGCAGAAAAGCCGCCGCTGACAACATCGACCCGTTTCAACAACCCTTCCGGTATGGTTGAAAGGCTCACGCGATCCGAGTTGCCCGAGTTGGACACAGCACGTTTGCCGTTAATCAGGGCCAATGTACGATCATCACCGAGGCGGCGCAGACTGATGGTCGATAGCCCGCTTGTCTGGATCAGATTGTTGCTGCTTTGCGGCGAAATAGAGGGAGAAACGCCCGGAAGCTCCACCAACGCTTCTTGCAGGTCGACTGTGCCTGTTTCCTGAATATCGTCAGCGCTGAGTACCTGAAGCGGGACCGATGAGTTTTCGATGGGCCGTTCGATGCGAGAGCCGGTCACAATGATCGGGTCGTTATCCGATGCCCCGGTTTGGCCGGGCGGCAGCGTTGGATCGGGCTCGGTGTTATCCTGCGCTGCCGCAGTCGTGCCGCCGAACATCATTCCCGCAGAAACGAGACAGGTGAACACCATTAGCTGGCTTTTGAACGGTGACATATTATTTTCCTCCCAGATCAATATTTGTTCATAGATTGCCCATAATCGTTGTCATTGTGCCAGTTCGTAATTAGGAAATAATTATGCAAATTTTGCATAAGATCGAGGGGCGCGATTAAATGGACATCAAATGGCTAAAAGACTTGCTCCATGTCGTTCAATTGGGGAGCTTCTCGCGGGCCGCTGAAACCCGCCACGTCACCCAGTCCGCCCTCAGCAGGCGTATCCAGTCACTAGAGATATGGGCCGGATCGGAATTGCTGGATCGTTCGCACCATCCGATCACACTGACCCCGCAGGGTGAAGACTTTATCCAGACGGCGCGAGAGATCGTCGCCATGAGTGAGGAGGCACAGTCTCGTATCGCTGCCTCAGCCCGTACGGCAGACTATGAGGTGCATCTTGCCTGCCTGCATACTCTTGCTCTTGCATTCGTGCCGAAACTTGTGGCGGATTTGACGGAACGGATTGGACCTTTCGGTATCTCGATTACTGCCGACGCGAGAACCGTCGAAGAGTATCTTCTCAGTCTTACCAATGGCAGCAGCGATATGTTCCTGTGCTACAGCCATCCATCGGTACAATTCGATATCGATCAGGAGAAATTCCCTAGTCTGGTGATTGGCGAAGATGCGATGGTGCCATATTGCGGCCCCCAAGATGCAGAGTCCTATATCGGTCCAGCCAATCAGAGTGAAATTCCTTACCTGAAATATGCTGATTCGACATTTATGGCGCATGTGGTCCGTTCGATCATTTCCGCAAATGACTTCGGGTACCGTTTGGTCCCGAAATACCGCGCGTCGTTGGCCGAAAGCCTTATGACCGCTGCGGAAAAGCGGCTCGGCCTTTGCTGGGTTCCGCACAGCTTGATCGGAGAGGGCGCTCCAGGTCCTGAAATGATACCGGATGAGTGGATGTCCCCTATGAGTATTCGCATCTTTCGTTCGGTCGAAAATGACAATCCGGTGGTCAAGCGGATATGGGCCGCGTTATCCGATCCGGTTTGAATGGCCGCACTCACTCGGTGGGCGCGTCCGGCCGCGGAAACGAAACACTCATCAATCACGCTGACTGATCATACGGTTCGCTCTCCCTTGGACTGCTATATTCTTGCTCAAGCAAACGGTTCGCTGCATGATGGGCGTAACAGGGAGATACACGATGTTCGGGCTGACCAAATTACTATCCGGCGCTGCCGTCATTTCGCTTGGCATTGCCGGGTCATCGGCGCTGGCTGAAACAACCTATATCCACGCAGGCTCGGTGATTGCCGATGCTTCGGGTGAAGCGAGCGGACCATCGACCATCATTGTGACTGACGGAAAGATCGTCTCAATTCAGAACGGCCATACAGAACCTTCCGGAGATGCCGAAACAGTCGATCTGTCCGGAAAAACCGTGTTGCCCGGCCTGATCGATTTGCACACCCATCTGTCGGGTGATCCCAGCGGAGAATTCTGGCGCGCTGCAACCAATCCGCCCGAATGGTATACTTTGCTGGCAGCCAAAAATGCGCGGATCACAGCATTGGCGGGCTTCACCACGGTTCGCGATCTGGGTTCGCGGACCGATCAGGTGACACAATCTCTGCGACGGGCAACAGCAAGCGGTGTGGTACCCGGCCCGCGGATCGTCACCTCTGCGCGGACCATTGCGATTGTAGGCGGACACGGAGACATCAACGGCTTCCGGCGAGAAGTGAATGATGCGCTGGGCACCAGCTTTGCCTGTACCGGTCCGACCGAATGCGCGGAAATGGTGCGGACGGCTTCGAAATACGGCGCCGATCTCATCAAGATAACTGCCACTGGCGGCGTCCTCAGCCAGCAGGGGCGCGGGCTGGAGGCGCATTTCAGCGATGCCGAGATGAAGGCGATTGTCGATACGGCGGAATCGCTGGGCCTCAAAGTTGCTGCTCATGCGCATGGTGCGCGCGGGATCGAGGCAGCGGCACGTGCGGGCGTCCATACGATCGAGCACGGCACCTATATTGACGCGCAGGCGGGCCGCGTGATGAGAGAGAACGGCACGATACTGGTACCGACGCTGATGGCGTTCCAAGGCATAAGGGTGAACCTTGGCAAGGGGTTCTACACGCCGGTAGTCGAGAACAAGATCAGAGAAGTCGGTCCGTTCGCAGAAAGCATTGTCGAGCGCGCCCGCGAATACGGCGTGAAAATTGCCTTCGGCACCGACGCCGGCGTGTTCCCACACGGTCAGAATGCGGGTGAGTTCGGCTTGATGACCAAGGGTGGAATGACCAATCGGCAGGCTCTGGCAAGCGCGACTACCGTTGCTGCCGAAGTGATCGGGTTGGAGAATGAAATCGGCCGCATCGCGCCCGGTTATTCAGCAGATATTATTGCGGTGGATGGTAATCCGCTAACCGATGTGGCTGTGCTCGAAGATGTCGACTGGGTAATGGTGCGCGGGCGGATTGTGGAGTGATCCTAAGCGCGCTCGCTTTGGCGGTCTCGCAAGCCCCTGCCGCCTCGCAGGAAGCGCCGATCTGTCAGAGAGAGCTAGTTGTTTTGGGCGCGGGTCAGGATGCAGGTGCTCCTCAGATCGGTAATGCGGATGATGACGGGCCGCGACTGCTGCCAAGCTCGCTCGCGGTGATCGATCGCGAGAACGGCCAGCGTTTCTTGTTCGACGCATCCCCGGCAATTTCCGAACAACTCGCGATGCTAGATGCGATTGCGCCGCCGAAGGACGGTCTTGGTCTGGACGGCATTTTCCTCACCCATGCACATATCGGGCATTATCTCGGCTTGGCCTATCTGGGCCGCGAAGCGGCGGGCGCGAGCAATGTGCCGGTCTACGCCATGCCTCGTATGGCTGAGTTTTTGCGGACGAACGGGCCGTGGTCCCAGCTGGTTTCGCTGGGTAATATCGAACTGCGCGAGATGACGGCGGACGGTTTTGTTGTCACCAGCGACGAATTCGGCGTTCTGCCATTCAGCGTCCCGCACCGTGACGAATATTCCGAGACGGTTGGCTTTGTGCTGATGACTCCTGACCGGCGAGCGATCTATCTTCCCGATATCGACAGTTGGGAGGCGTTTCTCGATCAGGAGAACGGTGAACCAGAAGCTCTCGTTGCCGGTATCGATTATCTGTTCGTCGACGCCACATTCTATGACGATGATGAGTTGCCCGGCCGTGATATGTCAAAGATCCCGCATCCGCGCGTGATCGAAACTATGGAAGCATTGAAGCAATTGACCGCGAGCGACCACGCGAAGGTCCATTTCATTCATTACAACCACACCAATCCGATCCGCGATCCGGACAGCGCTGAAAGCCGTGAGGCGAAAGCCAAAGGCTTCAACATCGCGCGGCGCGGTGACCGGTTTTGCCTCGACTGACGCCAATTGATCGAACTGCGATACCCGTTGATCGAAGCGCGCGCGCCTTGACGCCGTGCACCGGACTACCGCACGGTAACAAGATTCTATTGTCAGGGGACCACCACATGATTTTTCTTCGTTCCGCGCTGATCGGCGCATCCGCTCTGGTGCTCGCTGCTTGCGGTGCAAACGATGTCGAGGTCGCTTCAGCGAACACGGTAGCGGCTACGCCTGCCGAGACCGCTGGTGCTATAGAAGGAGCACCCGGCGCTGAAACGGAGAGCGAGAAGCTCTCGGCCCTGTTCGCCGCTGCTGACGAAGCCAATCTCAAACTCAATCCGATAAGCGCGCTGTTCCGCGGGGATATGCGCTATGCCGACCGGATCGGTGACTTTCTGACCGACGAATATGTCGAACAGGACATTGCGAACGCGAAAGCCAATCTGGCCGGCCTCGCCGAGATTGATCGCGATATGCTGAACGCGACGGACCGGATCGCTTATGATGTGTTCCAATATAATCAGGAACAATCGCTCAAAGGCAATTCGCCGGAAATCCGCGCGCTGACCGAAGTGCGTCCGGTCAACCACTTCAGCGGATTCCACACTTTCTATCCGACTTTCGCCAGCGGGCAGGGCAGTGCGCCTTTCGCAACGGTGGAAGATTACGAGAACAATGTCGCGCGGCACAAAGACTATGTCGCGATCACCGATCGTTCGATTGACAAATTCCGCGAAGGGATGGCCAGCGGCGTTTTTGAAACGCAGCTGACAATCACCAATGTGATCGAGCAGCTCAACACGCAGCTCGGGCAAGGCATTACTGACTCCCCCCTATGGGGCCCCATGAAGAAATTTCCCGATGATTTCTCCGATGAGGACAAAGCCCGCCTCGAAGCCGATCATCAGGTGGCGATCAGTGAAATATACGCGGTCCATGCGCGGCTGCGCGATTTTCTGGTAGAGGAATATCTGCCAGTTGCGCGCGAGAGCGTTGGTCTGAGCCAGATGAAGGGCGGTGACGTCCTCTATGCGCAGATGATCGAGAATACGACGACTTTGCCGCTGACTGCCGACTATCTGCACAATCTGGGCCTTTCGGAAGTGAAGCGCATCCTTGAAGGTATGGAAGGCGTCAAACAGGAAGTCGGATTCGACGGAACCCTGCAGGAGTTCTTCGAATATTTGCGCACCGATCCGAAGTTTCAGCCCGAGAGCCGGGAGTGGCTGACCCAAGATTATTACCGGATCGGCAAGATCGTGGATGCCAAGATCGATGACTATTTCTCGCTCACGCCGGAAACGCCGCTGGAAATTCGCCCCTACGAACCGTTCCGCGAGAAATTCCAGGCGGGCGGGTCTTATCAGGCGGGTTCAGCCGACGGTTCCCGTCCCGGTATTTTCTACTTCAACGCTTACGACTTGCCGAGCCGCAACATCATCGGCAACACCACGCTCTATCTGCACGAAGGCGCCCCGGGGCATCACTTCCAGATCAGTTTGGCGCGCGAGAATGAAGACATTCCCGCGTTTATGCGCTTCGGCGGGAACACCGCCTATGTCGAAGGCTGGGCGCTCTATTCGGAGACCATCGGATACGAGATGGGCTTGTTCGATGATCCCTATCAGCGGATGGGCACGCTCGCCGACGAACAGCTCCGTGCAATGCGGCTGGTGGTCGATACCGGTCTCCACACCAAAGGCTGGACCCGCGATCAAGCGATCCAGTATATGATCGACAATTCATCGATGGGGCAAACCGACGCCACTGCCGAAGTGGAGCGTTACATCGCGATTCCGACGCAGGCGCTGGCGTATAAGGTCGGTGCGCTCAAGATTCAGGAACTTCGCGAGAAAGCCGAAACTGCGCTGGGCGACGATTTCGACATCAAAGGTTTCCACGCTCAAGTGCTCGATACCGGCGCTTTGCCGCTGCCCGTGCTGGAGAAGAAGATCGAAGACTGGATTGCCAGCCAATCCATGTAATCGGGCCCTTCTAAGGGCTCTGTGAGAAATATTGGTTGCGTTTGTAACCGGATCGCATGCTGTCGCGAACAGGGGACAAGGGCGAATTGCGCCCGAAGCGTTAATACGTAGCAGGGACTATCAAAATGGACATTACCGCAAATCGCTCGGCAAAGCTGACCGCTGTTCTGCTACTTTTCACCGTTATCTCGAAGCTTCTTTATGTTGGCATTTCGTCCGGCGGAAGCGAGCCGCCACGGATGCTGATCTGGACTGCTGAAGCAGTTGCCTTCCTTGGCATCTCGGTTTTCGCACTGGTCGCAATGGCGCGGCAATCGGCGCATAGCGCGCTGTGGGCAGCAATTGCAGTCGGCGGCATTCTGAATGTTATCCAGGTCGGTATGGGTCTTGCGATGTTTGGTCCGCTCAGTGATGCCGGCGAAGCACTAGCCCCGGCGTTCACTGCTGTATTGGCGGGCGCATTCTTTCTGTATTTCGCATGCAAGTTTCTGTTCGGCTTTGCGGCAATCCTCCTGAGCGCGACATTGTTCAATGGCGGCGGCGTGGCGAAAGCTTTGGCGGGTTGGCTGTTCTAGCCGGTATCGTAGCTATCGCTACTAACCTTTACAGCATGGCCGT
This genomic window from Pontixanthobacter aestiaquae contains:
- a CDS encoding LysR family transcriptional regulator, which gives rise to MDIKWLKDLLHVVQLGSFSRAAETRHVTQSALSRRIQSLEIWAGSELLDRSHHPITLTPQGEDFIQTAREIVAMSEEAQSRIAASARTADYEVHLACLHTLALAFVPKLVADLTERIGPFGISITADARTVEEYLLSLTNGSSDMFLCYSHPSVQFDIDQEKFPSLVIGEDAMVPYCGPQDAESYIGPANQSEIPYLKYADSTFMAHVVRSIISANDFGYRLVPKYRASLAESLMTAAEKRLGLCWVPHSLIGEGAPGPEMIPDEWMSPMSIRIFRSVENDNPVVKRIWAALSDPV
- a CDS encoding metal-dependent hydrolase family protein, giving the protein MFGLTKLLSGAAVISLGIAGSSALAETTYIHAGSVIADASGEASGPSTIIVTDGKIVSIQNGHTEPSGDAETVDLSGKTVLPGLIDLHTHLSGDPSGEFWRAATNPPEWYTLLAAKNARITALAGFTTVRDLGSRTDQVTQSLRRATASGVVPGPRIVTSARTIAIVGGHGDINGFRREVNDALGTSFACTGPTECAEMVRTASKYGADLIKITATGGVLSQQGRGLEAHFSDAEMKAIVDTAESLGLKVAAHAHGARGIEAAARAGVHTIEHGTYIDAQAGRVMRENGTILVPTLMAFQGIRVNLGKGFYTPVVENKIREVGPFAESIVERAREYGVKIAFGTDAGVFPHGQNAGEFGLMTKGGMTNRQALASATTVAAEVIGLENEIGRIAPGYSADIIAVDGNPLTDVAVLEDVDWVMVRGRIVE
- a CDS encoding MBL fold metallo-hydrolase, whose amino-acid sequence is MILSALALAVSQAPAASQEAPICQRELVVLGAGQDAGAPQIGNADDDGPRLLPSSLAVIDRENGQRFLFDASPAISEQLAMLDAIAPPKDGLGLDGIFLTHAHIGHYLGLAYLGREAAGASNVPVYAMPRMAEFLRTNGPWSQLVSLGNIELREMTADGFVVTSDEFGVLPFSVPHRDEYSETVGFVLMTPDRRAIYLPDIDSWEAFLDQENGEPEALVAGIDYLFVDATFYDDDELPGRDMSKIPHPRVIETMEALKQLTASDHAKVHFIHYNHTNPIRDPDSAESREAKAKGFNIARRGDRFCLD
- a CDS encoding DUF885 domain-containing protein, with amino-acid sequence MIFLRSALIGASALVLAACGANDVEVASANTVAATPAETAGAIEGAPGAETESEKLSALFAAADEANLKLNPISALFRGDMRYADRIGDFLTDEYVEQDIANAKANLAGLAEIDRDMLNATDRIAYDVFQYNQEQSLKGNSPEIRALTEVRPVNHFSGFHTFYPTFASGQGSAPFATVEDYENNVARHKDYVAITDRSIDKFREGMASGVFETQLTITNVIEQLNTQLGQGITDSPLWGPMKKFPDDFSDEDKARLEADHQVAISEIYAVHARLRDFLVEEYLPVARESVGLSQMKGGDVLYAQMIENTTTLPLTADYLHNLGLSEVKRILEGMEGVKQEVGFDGTLQEFFEYLRTDPKFQPESREWLTQDYYRIGKIVDAKIDDYFSLTPETPLEIRPYEPFREKFQAGGSYQAGSADGSRPGIFYFNAYDLPSRNIIGNTTLYLHEGAPGHHFQISLARENEDIPAFMRFGGNTAYVEGWALYSETIGYEMGLFDDPYQRMGTLADEQLRAMRLVVDTGLHTKGWTRDQAIQYMIDNSSMGQTDATAEVERYIAIPTQALAYKVGALKIQELREKAETALGDDFDIKGFHAQVLDTGALPLPVLEKKIEDWIASQSM